The genomic region GGCGAGCATGTCGGTCCTCCGGTGGGGGTTCCCAGTAGGTCGGCGCGTGATGTACCCAATCGGTCGAGTCGCCAATCTCCACCGATTCGTGTGGTGTTCCGCGTTCGAGGGTTCCCCGGTAGGAGATACCAAGTTACTTGGGTCAAGTAAGTAACTTGGGGTCATGTTGTGAGGATCAAGCGGCCGCTCGAAACTCGTTGAGGGCCGAGGAGTTGGCCGGCCGACGCAGCCGCTTTCTGGCGCCTGGGGCAACTCGCCCCGTTGCCGAACCATCTCGGATTCGGTGATCGCCTCGGTCCCGGGCCGAAGGATCTGAAGACACGAAAGGACCACCGGAATGACCAGCAACGAGCATGTTCTTCCCGACGACCTGGTGCCGGCCGAGGTACTGGCCTCGACCAGCCCGATCGCGATTTCCTCGCTGGCTCGACTCAAGCCGGGCAAGAGCGACGACGAGATGCAGAAGGCGTTCACGGCGATGATGTCCGCTGCACGCGAGGAAGAAGGTTGCGAGCAGTACGCGATTCACGCCACTCTCGGCCAGCCGGGCGTCTATGCGTTCTACGAGCGGTGGTCAAGCGGTGCGGACCTGCTCCGCCACATGCAGAATCCCTCCCTGCGGACCTACCACGGTCAGTTCTTCAAGAACCTGGACGTGGAAATCGAGTGGCTCCGGCCGTTGGATGCCTGACACCGGAAGGTAGTTCGGTCGGCCAGGCAGGCACCGCCCCGTCGCACCCGGAGTCGCCACCCTGGGCAGCGACGGTGCGGTGACCAACGCCGGCCCGTTCGCGCAACAGGTTTGTCGACCCGACCCAAGTTACTTACCCTGAGAAAGTGACCAAGTCTCTCAACGGTCGGATCGACGAGGAAAGGTGCCACCTCGTCCTGCGCGCGATCGATGTCATCGGGGCCCGCTGGACCGGACCGATCTTGATCGCAGCGGTCCGCGGCGCTCGCCGATTCAAGGAGTACCGCGCCCTGGTCAGCGGCATCTCCGACCCTCAACTCACCGTCCGACTCAAAGACCTCCAGGCCCGCGGCCTCATCGAGCGCACGGTAATCCCCAGCACGCCGGTGCAGATCACCTACAGCCTGACCGCCGCGGGCGAAGAGTTGATCGCCGCACTTCAGCCCCTGTCGAAGTGGGGCGAGCAGCATCTGACGCATGACGGAGCATGACCCGAGGCAACGGATGCCGTCGGCCTCACCTCGGTACGCCTCGCCTGAGGCGGGGCGCGTAGCTCCGGCCGTCGGAGAGGGAATCCTTCCCGGACGGCCGGAGCGGCAGGCGTTCGGCTGTCACTGACGGCGTGAGGGCTCGGCGGGCACGGGGACCGCGCCCTGATCGGCCGAGACCGCGCTTTGATCGGACGGCGGGTCGGCGGGCTGGCGACCGGCCCGCCAGGCCGGCAGGTAGAGCGGGGCGGCCACGGCGAGCACGACCGCGCCGACGAGCATCGCGGCGGTGACGCTGACCCTGTCGGCGAGCGCGGTGAGCACGACCGCGCCGACCGCGAAGCCGGGCTGGCCCATCATCGAGTTCAGCGAGATCACGCTGGTCCGGTACGGCCCGTCGACCTGGCGGTGCAGCAGCCCCATGTGCACCGGGTTGGACGCCCCGTGGATGCTGTAGCAGGCGAGGTAGGCCACGAGCACCCCGACCGGGCCTGCGAACAGACCCATCCCGACCACCGTCGCACCCTGCAGGATGCGCAGCAGGGCGGCACTGGGCGCGGCGCCCAGCCAGCGCAGCAGCAGCGGGGTGAGGGCGGCACCAGCCGCACTGGCCAGCCAGGCCGCCGAGTTCGCCGGTCCGAGCAGCGCCGCCGCCCGGTCCGGATCCCCTACCACCTCGGCGAGCCGGACCGGCAGCAGCGACTCGAAGGTGACCATGCCGAAGCCCCAGAACAGTTCCACCGCGACGAGGGCCAGCAGCACCCGGGAGCGGCGCAGCAGCCCGAACGACTGACCGATCATCCGGGGCGCCTCGACGATCGAGGCCCGCAACGCCCCAGCGCCCTTGGCCGGGCGGACCTCCCGCAGCAGTGTCACAAGGGCGGCCAGGGCCACCACCTGGAAAGCCGCGGCGACGAGCACCGGGACGGTGAGCGCGCTGACCGGCCCGATCGGGCCGAGCGCGATCAGGCCGCCTGCCAGCAGCGCGCCGGCGGAGATGGTCACGCCGATGACGGTGCCGGCGTAGCCGAGGCCCGGCTCGTACTTCGCCTCCGGGTCGGCGGCGAGGGTGGCGTCGACGTACCAGGACTCCAGTGGGCCGCTGTCGAGGGCACGGAAGACCCCCTGCAGGGCCCAGACCAGCACGAAGACCGCGAACGTGTCGGCGACCGCGAAGATCAGCAGGGAGGCCAGAGCAAGTGTCCAGGCCACCAGGAGTACCGGCCGACGGCCGAGCGCGTCGGCGAGGCCGCCGGTGGGCAGCTCCAGTGCCAACACGACCAGCCCTTGGGCGACGGTGACCAGCCCGATCTGGGACAGCGACAGGCCCCGCTCCTGCATCAACAGGATCATCACCGGGATGATCAGGCCGCTGGGCAGCCACCGCAGCCCGTGCAGGAGCAGGAACCTCTGCCGGACCTGACGTACGGTCAGCGCGCTCATCGGATGCCCTCCTCTGTCGGCGGGTGCGGGGCTCGCGGAACCGGTGCGGGCCGCGCGCTCACCAGCGCTGGTCCAGCCGTGGGATGCCGGCCAGGAACACGTGCACGGGCTTGACGTCGCCGCCGTCAGCCACGGGCTCGTCGCGGTAGCGCATCAGCACCTCCCACAGCTCGTCGTTGAGGGCCCGCAACCGGGCCGGGTCGAGCGGCAGCACCAGGTCACTCATGCCGGCGGCGTCACGCCAGGGCCGGGATTGGTGGTGCTCGACGGCCGTCCACCTCTCGTACAGCTCGGCCATCACCCGCACCTGGTCGGCCTGGATCCACTGCACGGCGGCGCGGGCGTCCGGGTCGTCGTCGAAGTCGGTGGGCTCGAAGTTGCTGATGTCGTGCGCGGCCTGCCACCAGCGCTGCCGGCTGGTGCCCCGATCGGGGTCCTCGGTCACCAACCCCACCTCGGCGAGCTGCCGCAGGTGATAGCTCGTGGCGCCGGTGTTGGTGCCCAACTTCTCGGCCAGGGCGGTGGCGGTCGCCGGACCGTCCACGCGAAGTGAGCCGAGCAGCCGCATCCGCAGCGGGTGAGCCAGGGTGCGGACCTGCCGGCTGTCCAGATGGACGCGGCGCGGCTCAGCCGGACGGTCGGGTGAAGGCGTCTCCATGCTTGCACAATAACTCTGCACACTTCCTATGCACAACGTTTATGCATAGGAAGTGTGCAGAGGCTCGGGATGACTGACGGTGGGCCTCAGCGGGCCAGGAGTTCGCGCACTCCCCGCAGCCGCGTACGCAGCAGATCCGTTGCGCGGGAGCAGTCCAGGCGTACCTCGGTGGGGCGGACCACGCCGGCCGCCGCGCCGGTGGTGGTCTTCAGCGCGGCGGCGTCCAGACCGAACCGCCCGGCCACCAGCAGGCCCAGCTCGGCCCGGCTCACCGCGTCGGGGCCAGCCACGTTCAACAGACCGGCGTACGACGAGCAGGCCAGTTCCAGCACGGCGTCGGCCAGGTCGGTGACGTCGACCGGGCAGCGGGTCTCGTCGGTGAACAGGGTGGCCCGGCCGGCGAGGGCGTCCCGGCAGAGCTGGATCTGCTTGCTGCCCTCCCCCACGATCAGCGAGGTACGCACGAGCGCCGCGCCGGGGTCGACAGCCCGTACGGCGGTCTCGGCGGCGGCCTTCGCGGCACCGTACGCGTGGATCGGGGTGGGCACGTCGTCGTCGAGGTACGGCGACGGACGGCCGGCGTGCAGTGCGTCGCTGGACATGTGCACCAGGCGAACTCCGGCTTCGGCGGCGGCGACGGCCACGTTGGCGGCCCCGTCGGCGGTGACCGTCCAGTCGTCGTACCGGTAGGGGGTGCTCACCACGGCGTCGGGGCGCACCTGCGCGACAAGCGCGCGCACGGCGGCCCGGTCTGTCACGTCCAGGCGGTGCGCCGCGACACCCGGCACCGCGATGTCCTGAGAGTGGAAGGTCCCCACGACCTGCCGCCCGGCCGCAACAGCCCGCCGACAAACCTCCCGCCCCAAAAACCCACTACCCCCGACAACAAGCACTCGCACGATCCCAGCCCCTCCCCCGCCCGCCCTGGTGATCATGAGGTTAGCGGGAAGACGCGCCGGAGCACGCCCCCGTCAACCTCAAGATCACCAGGGCAGGGTGGGAGGGGCGGTGAGGGCTAGACCGGGTCGGCTACCGGGGCTGCGGGGCCGGCTGTGCCGGTGTGGGCGGTGGCGGCCGGCTTGGGCTTGGCGTCGATGCCGGCCTCGGTGCGCTGCTGGGCGGTGATGGGCGTCGGCGCGCCGGTCAGCGGGTCGAAGCCGCCCCGGGTCTTCGGGAACGCGATCACCTCGCGGATGGAGTCCGCGCCGGCCAGCAGCATGCAGACCCGGTCCCAGCCGAAGGCGATGCCGCCGTGCGGCGGGGCGCCGTACTTGAACGCCTCCAGCAGGAAGCCGAACTTGTCCTGCGCCTCCTCAGGCGTGATGCCGAGCAGGTCGAAGACCCGCTTCTGCACGTCACCCCGGTGGATACGGATCGAGCCGCCGCCGATCTCATTGCCGTTGCAGACGATGTCGTACGCGTACGCCAACGCGCGGTCCGGCGCGGACTCGAACCGGTCCACCCACTCGGCGTTCGGCGAGGTGAACGGGTGGTGCACGGCCGTCCAACCGCCCTCGTCAGTGCGCTCGAACATCGGCGCGTCGACCACCCAGCAGAACGCCCAGGCGCTCTCGTCGATCAGGCCGGCCCGCTTGGCGATCTCGACGCGGGCGGCGCCCAGCAGCTCCTGCGCCTCGCGGGCGGTGCCGCTGGCCGCGAAGAACACCGCGTCGCCCGGCTTGGCACCGACGGCGTCGGCGAGCCCGCCCAGGTGCTCGGCGGAGAGGTTCTTGGCCACCGGCCCGCGCGCCTCGCCGGTCTCGGCGTCCAGCACCACGTACGCCAGGCCACGGGCGCCGCGCGCCTTGGCCCAGTCCTGCCAGCCGTCAAGCTCCTTGCGGGTCTGCGACGCGCCGCCCGGCATGACCACCGCACCGACGTAGCCGCCCGCGTCGATCGCACCGGCGAACACCCGGAACTGCGTGCCGCGCAGGTAGTCGGTCAGTTCGGTCAGCTCGACGCCGTAGCGCAGGTCCGGCTTGTCGGAGCCGTACCGGGCCATCGCGTCGTGCCAGGTGATCCGCGGAATCGGCCGGGTGATCTCGTGCCCGGCCAGGTCCTTCCAGAGCGCCGAGACGATCGCCTCGCCGAGGTCGATGACGTCGTCCTCGGTCACGAAGGACATCTCGATGTCGAGCTGGGTGAACTCCGGCTGCCGGTCGGCGCGGAAGTCCTCGTCGCGGTAGCAGCGGGCGATCTGGTAGTACCGCTCCATGCCGCCGACCATCAGCAGCTGCTTGAACAGCTGCGGCGACTGCGGCAGCGCGTACCAGCTGCCGGGCTGGAGCCGCACCGGCACCAGGAAGTCACGGGCGCCCTCGGGCGTCGAGCGGGTAAGCGTCGGCGTCTCGATCTCCAGGAAGTCCCGCTCGTGCAGCACTCCCCGGGCGAGGTGGCTGGCGCGCGAGCGCAGCCGCAGCGCGTTCGCCGGGCCACTGCGGCGCAGGTCCAGGTAGCGGTACTTGAGGCGGATGTCGTCGCCGGCCTCGACCTGGTCGTCCACGGGCAGCGGCAGCGGCGCGGCCTCGGAGAGCACCTCCAGCTCGGTGGCGGTGACCTCGATCTCGCCGGTGGGCAGATCCGGGTTCTCGTTGCCCTCGGGGCGGCGGGTCACCTCGCCGGTGACCTTCACGCAGAACTCGTTGCGCAGCGCGTGCGCGTCCTCTTCCCGGAACACCACCTGGACCACGCCGGAGCCGTCGCGCAGGTCGACGAAGATGACGCCGCCGTGGTCGCGCCGGCGGGCCACCCACCCGGCCAGCGTCACCGTCGAGCCGGCGTCCGTCGCGCGCAGGCTTCCGGCATTGTGGGTACGGATCACGGCTGGCAACTCCTCATCGTGGAACAGTCCTCACCGGCATTCTGTCAGGGGCGGCCGGTCTCCTTCGGGGGCACCCGGCAGCCCGTGGGGATTCGCTGGTGGGCGGACGGGCGAACCGTGCTCGGCGGCCCGGCGTATTGGTTAACGTGGCGAAATGCGCGCCGTACCGAACTGGGCCGTCGTCACGGCGGCTGCCGCGCCCGTGCTGCTGGTGGCCGGTTGGACGGTCGCGGAGAGCAGGCAGCCCGCCGGGTACGACCCGGTCCGGGACACCATCAGCGAGTTGGCGGGGCAGGACGCCACCGACGCCTGGATCATGGTCACCGCCCTGGTGCTGCTCGGCTGCTGCTATCTGGCGGTGGCCGCCGTGCTGCACGCGGCAGGCCTGCCCAGCCGCTTCCTGCTCGCCGTCGGCGGTGTGGCCACTCTCGCGCTTGTCGCCTTTCCCCGACCGACGGTCGGTGGCTCTCTGAGCCATGGCATCGCGGCGACAGTTGCCGTCCTGGCCCTGGCGCTCTGGCCGGCCGGGTCGGCGTTGCGGCTGCCACGGGGTCGGGACAACGCGCATCCGGCGGCGCCGCAGCCGCCGTGGGCGTTCCGTCGAGCTGTGGGTCTCGGCGCGACGGTCGTGCTGCTGGCGCTCTTCGGCTGGTCCGCGTTCGAGGTGACGAGCGGGTCCCGGACCGGGCTTGCCGAGCGGGTCACGGCCGTGGCCGTGTCGCTCTGGCCACTGCTTGCGGTGCTGTCGGCCCGGCGGGCGCATCTCACCTGGGCCGCCGCTGGCACCACCACCGTCGGCCCGGCCCTGCCACTGACCGGTGTCGTGACCCCGGATCCGCTTCGCCCGCCGCCCGGCCCCACCGCGCGGCGGTCCGATCCGCTGCCGTGAGCCGCGCCTGACCTCTGTCGAGCCGGCCAGCCGCCGGCCCGGCCCCGACCGCCAGCGGCGTCACGGCGGTGGTGTCGGGTGCTGCTCGGGCTGGCAGATCCGGCCGTCCGCGCGCACGTTTCCGCCGCCGGCCACACCGCTACGATCACGCGATGTCTGTCGTGCCCCGCTGGGTCCTGCTGTCGGCCGGTGGCGCGCCACTGTTCCTCGTCGGAGGCTGGACGGTGGCGCAGGCCGCCCAACCGGACGGGTTCGACCCGGTCCGGCAGACCATCAGCGCGCTCGCCGCCACCGGCGCGGACCATCGTTGGATCATGACGCTCGGGCTGGCCGGCCTGGGGCTCTGCCACCTGGTGACGGCGCTCGGTCTGGTCACCGCCGCACCGGCGGGCCGTGGGCTGCTCGCGCTCGGCGGGCTTGCCACAGTGGTGCTCGTCGTCTTTCCACAGCGCCCGGACGGGTCGATCACCCACGTCGTCGCCGCCGGTGTGGCGTTCGGGGCGTTGGCCGTGTGGCCCGCCCTGGCCGTGCCCTGGCGGACGGCGCGACCCACAGCCGGGGATCAACCGGACATGGCGACTCCGAGCGGACCGGCCCGCTGGCCGGCGTTCGCGGTGACGGCGCTCCTGCTGGGGCTGCTCGGTTGGTTCGCCGTCGAGTTCTTCACCGACGGCGCCTGGATCGGACTGACGGAACGGCTCGTGGCGGCCGCCGAGGCGGTCGTACCGCTGGCCGCAGTGCTCGCCGCGCTGACCCGCCGCCGGCCGCTGCCCTGACCTGCCACCTGCCCTGACCTGCCACGGACCGGGAGAGCGAGCGGGCCGCCGGAGTGCTCCGGCGGCCCGCTTGCGGTGCGAGGATCAGAAGACGCTGACGCCGTAGCGGCTCAGGGCCTCGGTGACGGGCTGGAAGAAGGTCGTGCCGCCGGTGCGGCAGTTGCCGCTACCACCGGAGGTCAGACCCAGGGCGGTGCCACCGGCGAACAGCGAGCCGCCGCTGTCGCCCGGCTCGGCGCAGACGTTGGTGCGGATCAGGCCGGAGACCGAGCCCTCGGCGTAGTTCACAGTGGCGTTGGTCGCGGTCACCGAACCACTGCGCAGGCCGGTGGTGCTGCCGGAGCGCTGCACCGACTGGCCGACCGACGCGTTGCCGGAGCCGGTGATGTCGCGGAAGCTGCCGTTGTAGAGCGAGACGTTGCCGGCGGCGTTGGCGGAGTTGTTGTGCCGCACGATGCCGTAGTCGTTGCCCGGGAAGCTGGTGCCGGTACGGCTGCCGAGCAGCGAGGTCTGGGCGGAGTTGGAGTACCAGCTCGCCGAGATGTTGGTGCAGTGCCCAGCGGTCAGGAAGTAGTAGGTGCTGCCGCTGCGCACGTTGAAGCCGAGCGAGCAGCGCCCGCCGCCACCGGCGTAGATGGCCTGACCACCGGAGATCCGGGTGCTCAGCACGCCGGCCTCGGCCTCGACCCGCACGGCGCCGTTGGCGCGCGCCGCGGCGGCCTTGACCCGCTCCAGCTTGGCGCCGGTGACCGTGCTGTCCACCGAGACGACGACCTGGTTGGTGACCGGGTCGCTCCACCAGGCGGTGCCCGGGATCTTCGCCGAACGCTCCAGGTCGGCCGTGGCGCGGTTGAGCTCGGCGGACCCGCGGGTCACGTACTTGACGCTCGCCCCGGCGTTGCTCACCTTGCGCGCCGCGGCGGCGTCGGTGACGGTGACGACGGTCTTGCCGCTGGCGTCGATGTACGAGCCGGCGGAGCGGTCACCAAGCTCGGCGGAGAGCGCGGCGGCGGTGTCGGCAGAGGCGGCGGGGGCGGCCTGGGCGGGGGCGCCGATGAGCGAGCCGACGACCAGGGTTCCGCTCACGGCGACTGTCGCCGCAACACGGAATGAGGACCTCGTGGGTCGCATGTAACAAACCTCCTGGGCGGGGGAGTACGGGTCTCGCCGGGCGCGGCTGACCCGAGGGCAACCCAGCCGATCTGGGAAAACCGGCCGAGTGAACTGAAGTATTCACATACTTAAGATCATTGACAAGACTTGGTTTCGCCCGAATTCGTCGACCCTCACCGGTCACATCGCCGCAACACCACTGACACTCTGGCGAGCAGGCACCGTCACACCGAAAGTCCCCCGGATCCGTTTCGGACACCCTCGGCCGCCGGGCGCGTTTGCCGCCACAACCGCTCCCCCACGGGCAACGCCGTCCGCAACGCGGCCTCGGCGGTCCGGCGTCAGGGGGTACGGCGACGCGCTCCCGGGCCAGGGCGGGGCAGCACGTCGCGGGGTTCGGTCACCTCGTGCCCCTCGGCACAGCGCAGCTCGACGCGAACCTCGGCATCGCAGTCGCGGTGTGCCACCCGCAGGGGCGAGCCCTCCGGGTCGGCGAGGTACCGGTCGCCCCACCCGAGCACGGCGACCAGCACCGGCCACAGAGCCAGACCCATCTCGGTCAGCCGGTATTCGTGGCGCACCCGGCTGCCCGGCTCCTGGTACGGCTCGCGGCGCAGGACGCCCCGCTCCACGAGCACGGCCAGCCGGTTGGTCAACACCTGACGCGGGATCCCGGTGCGTACCCGCATGTCGTCGAAGCGGCGGATGCCGTTGAACACCTCCCGGAGCACCACGAGCGTCCACCGCTCACCGAGGATCTCCATCGCGCGGGCGATGGTGCAGTTCTCCACCGACCAGTCCAGTGCCGCGGGCGTCATCCGCCCAGGCTAGGTCTTGTTGACAGACTCAGCAATCGACTGCGAGGCTGCGTCCATGACACAGACCCAGGAGCCGGCGCGCAGCCGTACCTTCACCTGGTCGGATCCGGCGGCCAACGCCGCGCAGGTCGGACGGCGCAGTGGCATCGAACTGCTCCGCGCGATGATCGCCGGAGAGCTGGCCGGGCCGCCGGTGATGGACCTGATCGACATGGGGCGGATGGAGGCCGACGAGGGCCGGGTCGCCATCGAGTTGATCCCGCAGGAGTTCCACTACAACCCGCTGGGCACCGTCCACGGTGGCGTCATCTCGACAATGCTCGACACCGCCGCCGCCTGCGCCGTGCACACCACGCTGCCGGCCGGCGTCGGCTACACGTCGCTGGACCTGAACGTCAAGTTCCTCCGCCCGGTCACCGTCGACAGCGGCACGCTGCGCTGCGAGGGCACGGTGCTCCAGCGTGGCCGCCGCACGGCCCTGGCCGAAGCGCGCCTCACCGACGCCGACGCCCGCCTGATAGCCCACGCCACAAGCAGCTGCCTCATCTACCCCCTCCCCTGAACCCACCGCGCCCCGCACCCCCACCCCCGCGATCTTGCACTTTCGGTCGTCGAAACAGGCGCATTGCACCGATTCGCGGCGACACAAAGTGCAAGATCGCGGGGGTGGGGGTGGGGGTTGGGCTTAGCGGAGGGCTAGGCGGGCTGCTCGGGCTGCTCGCTTCTCTTCGAAGCGGCTCGCAGCGCGGTCCAGTTCGTCGAGCTGGGCGGCGAGCTGCTCGCGGGCGGCTTCGCCGTCGGCGTTCAGGCCGGTCACGTTGAACACGTCCCACTGCCGCAGCACCGGCTGGAGCACCTCGTCGCGGTGCTGGCGCAGGTCGTAGATGCCGGCCAGGGCGATCGCCACCGACTTGCGGGCGAAGCCGTCGATGCCGTTGCCGGGCATCTGGAAGTCGGCCACCACGTCCGCGACGGCCCGCATGGCCTGGCTCGGGGCCAGCTCGAACGCGGCGGCGAGCAGGTTGCGGTAGAAGACCATGTGCAGGTTCTCGTCGGCTGCCACCCGGGCCAGCAGCGCCTCGCAGGCGGGGTCGCCGGTGGCCTTGCCCGTGTTGCGGTGCGAGATGCGGGTGGCCAGCTCCTGGAACGAGACGTACGCCAGGGAGTGCAGCACCTCGTCGTCGTGCACGTTGACGTAGCCGGCGGCCATGTGGGTCATCCGGGCCCGCTCCAGCGCCACCGGGTCGACGGCCCGGGTGACGGTCAGGTAGTCGCGGATGGCGGTGCCGTGGCGGCCCTCCTCGGCGGTCCACCGGTGCACCCAGGTGCCCCACGCGCCGTCGCGACCGAACAGGGTGGCGATCTCGTGGTGGTACGAGGGCAGGTTGTCCTCGGTCAGCAGGTTGACGATGAGCGCCGTGCGGGCGACGTCCGGGATTGTCGAGTCGGTCGGCGACCACGCCTCACCATTGAGCGGCCCGTCGAAGGTGCGCCCCTCGCTCCACGGCACGTACTCGTGCGGGAACCACTCCTTGGCCAGCGAGAGGTGGCGGTCCAGGTTGCGTGCGACAACCGGCTCCAGCTCGACGAGGAGTGCGGTCTGGCTCAGCGTGGTGCTCATGGTCACGAGAAACTCCCTACGGTGGCGTAACTTACGCTACCGTAGGTCCCCGCGGCTCTGCGCGCCAGTGGTGAGACTCAGTTGACTCTCGCCGTACGGTCCTCGACGGGCGGCATCCACTCCCCCGCGTCGGCAGCTACCTGCTCACCTGAGCGAATGTCCTTGACCTCGTCGGGCGCGTCGTCGACGCCCGGGAACCAGACGTACGGGATGCCGCGCCGCTCGGCGTAGCGGATCTGCTTGCCGAACTTCGCCGCGCTGGGCGACACCTCGGTCGGCACCCCGCGTCGCCGCAGCGCCTCGGCCACCCGGTTGCTTGCCGCACGCTGCTCCTCGCCGGTCACCGCCACCAGGACACAGGTGGGCACCGAACGGGAGATCGACAGCTCGCCCGCGCCGAAGAGCAGCCCGAGCAGCCGGGTCACCCCGATCGAGATCCCCACGCCAGGGAACGAGGTGGCGCCGAGAGTGGCCAGGCTGTCGTACCGACCGCCGGAGCAGATCGAGCCGAACCGCTCGTAGCCGCGCAGTTGGGTCTCGTAGACGGTGCCGGTGTAATAGTCGAGCCCCCGGGCGATGCGCAGGTCGGCGACGCACAGGCCGGGCGAGTGCTCGGCGGCGGTCTCGACGACCCGCACCAGCTCCTCGATGCCCTCGTCGAGCAGCGGGTCGGTAACGCCCAGGGCGCGTACGGCGTCGGCGAACGACGCGTCCGGCGCGGAGATCTCGGCAAGCGCCAGGCACGCCTTGGCCTGCGCCTCGCTCGCACCGGCGCTCTGGGCCAGCAGTTCGGCCACCTTCGCCGGGCCGATCTTGTCGAGCTTGTCGACGGCACGGAGCGCCGCCTCCGGGTCGGTCAGCCCGATCCCCCGGTAGAAGCCCTCGCAGACCTTGCGGTTGTTGACCTGGATGGTCACCGGCGGGATCGGCAACGAGCGTAGCGCGTCCCCGATCACCAGCGGGATCTCCGCCTCGTGGTGCGGGGCGAGTGAGTCCCGGTCCACGATGTCGATGTCGGCCTGCACGAACTCCCGGTAGCGCCCCTCCTGCGGGCGCTCCCCCCGCCACACCTTCTGGATCTGGTAGCGGCGGAACGGGAAGGCGAGCTTGCCGGCGTTCTCCAGCACGTACCTGGCGAACGGCACGGTCAGGTCGAAGTGCAGGCCGAGCTGGTCGTCACCGCCGCCGCCCTCGGCGTCGGCGTGCAACCGCCGGATCACGTACACCTCTTTGGAGGTCTCGCCCTTGCGCAGCAGCTGGTCGAGCGGCTCCACCGCGCGGGTCTCCAGCGGCGCGAACCCGTACAACTCGAACGTGCCCCGGATCTTGTCGAGCACGAACTGCTCGATCATCCGCTGGCCGGGGGTCCACTCCGGGAAGCCGGAGATGGGCGTGGGCTTGCTCATGGGCGTACTCCTTGCGGTTCCGCGCCCGCGGCGCGGTGGTGTCGTGGGTCCGCGACCGGCGCGGACGTTTCTCAAAGACCCCGGGTGGGCGCGGCGGGCACCGACCCCGCAACCTCGATGAGGTACGGGTTGCTGGCGCGCTCGCGGCCGATCGTGGTGCTGGGACCGTGCCCGGGCAGGACGACTGTGTCGTCGGCCAAGGGGAGGATCTTGTCGCGCAGGCTGTCGAGCATGGCTGGCATGCTGCCGCCCGGCAGGTCGGTGCGGCCGATCGACCCGGCGAAGAGCACGTCGCCGGAGAGGCAGATCTCGTCAGCCTCCCAGCCCGAGCCCGCGCCGGGCAGCCGGAACAGCACCGACCCGCCGGTATGGCCCGGTGCGTGGTCGACGGCGATCTCCAGGCCGGCGAGGGTGAGGGTGGCGCCGTCGGTCAGCTCCGCCACGTCGTCGGGCTCGCTGTAGCTCAGCCGGCCGCCGAAGAGGGAGGTCAGGTCGGCCGACAGACCCTTGGCCGGGTCGGCAAGCATCTCCCGGTCG from Micromonospora profundi harbors:
- a CDS encoding S1 family peptidase, producing MRPTRSSFRVAATVAVSGTLVVGSLIGAPAQAAPAASADTAAALSAELGDRSAGSYIDASGKTVVTVTDAAAARKVSNAGASVKYVTRGSAELNRATADLERSAKIPGTAWWSDPVTNQVVVSVDSTVTGAKLERVKAAAARANGAVRVEAEAGVLSTRISGGQAIYAGGGGRCSLGFNVRSGSTYYFLTAGHCTNISASWYSNSAQTSLLGSRTGTSFPGNDYGIVRHNNSANAAGNVSLYNGSFRDITGSGNASVGQSVQRSGSTTGLRSGSVTATNATVNYAEGSVSGLIRTNVCAEPGDSGGSLFAGGTALGLTSGGSGNCRTGGTTFFQPVTEALSRYGVSVF
- a CDS encoding winged helix-turn-helix transcriptional regulator, coding for MTPAALDWSVENCTIARAMEILGERWTLVVLREVFNGIRRFDDMRVRTGIPRQVLTNRLAVLVERGVLRREPYQEPGSRVRHEYRLTEMGLALWPVLVAVLGWGDRYLADPEGSPLRVAHRDCDAEVRVELRCAEGHEVTEPRDVLPRPGPGARRRTP
- a CDS encoding PaaI family thioesterase, whose amino-acid sequence is MTQTQEPARSRTFTWSDPAANAAQVGRRSGIELLRAMIAGELAGPPVMDLIDMGRMEADEGRVAIELIPQEFHYNPLGTVHGGVISTMLDTAAACAVHTTLPAGVGYTSLDLNVKFLRPVTVDSGTLRCEGTVLQRGRRTALAEARLTDADARLIAHATSSCLIYPLP
- a CDS encoding acyl-ACP desaturase, encoding MSTTLSQTALLVELEPVVARNLDRHLSLAKEWFPHEYVPWSEGRTFDGPLNGEAWSPTDSTIPDVARTALIVNLLTEDNLPSYHHEIATLFGRDGAWGTWVHRWTAEEGRHGTAIRDYLTVTRAVDPVALERARMTHMAAGYVNVHDDEVLHSLAYVSFQELATRISHRNTGKATGDPACEALLARVAADENLHMVFYRNLLAAAFELAPSQAMRAVADVVADFQMPGNGIDGFARKSVAIALAGIYDLRQHRDEVLQPVLRQWDVFNVTGLNADGEAAREQLAAQLDELDRAASRFEEKRAARAARLALR
- the hisS gene encoding histidine--tRNA ligase codes for the protein MSKPTPISGFPEWTPGQRMIEQFVLDKIRGTFELYGFAPLETRAVEPLDQLLRKGETSKEVYVIRRLHADAEGGGGDDQLGLHFDLTVPFARYVLENAGKLAFPFRRYQIQKVWRGERPQEGRYREFVQADIDIVDRDSLAPHHEAEIPLVIGDALRSLPIPPVTIQVNNRKVCEGFYRGIGLTDPEAALRAVDKLDKIGPAKVAELLAQSAGASEAQAKACLALAEISAPDASFADAVRALGVTDPLLDEGIEELVRVVETAAEHSPGLCVADLRIARGLDYYTGTVYETQLRGYERFGSICSGGRYDSLATLGATSFPGVGISIGVTRLLGLLFGAGELSISRSVPTCVLVAVTGEEQRAASNRVAEALRRRGVPTEVSPSAAKFGKQIRYAERRGIPYVWFPGVDDAPDEVKDIRSGEQVAADAGEWMPPVEDRTARVN
- a CDS encoding MBL fold metallo-hydrolase, which gives rise to MLVAGFPADAFGTNCYVVATAPGEQCVVVDPGIGVLDQLDALLAEHRLHPAAVLLTHGHLDHTFSVAPVCGARGITAYVHPGDREMLADPAKGLSADLTSLFGGRLSYSEPDDVAELTDGATLTLAGLEIAVDHAPGHTGGSVLFRLPGAGSGWEADEICLSGDVLFAGSIGRTDLPGGSMPAMLDSLRDKILPLADDTVVLPGHGPSTTIGRERASNPYLIEVAGSVPAAPTRGL